A single Fusobacterium hominis DNA region contains:
- a CDS encoding MBL fold metallo-hydrolase has product MNIQTFYLGSLMTNSYLVWDENKEAYLFDCGGDSLEKVEDFIKNKGLNLKYMILTHGHGDHIAGLNKIKELFPNVEVYIGEEDKDFLFKSELNLMPYITGGDFYYSGSYKTVKEGDHIGKFIVLDTPGHTIGSKCFYAPEDKILISGDTMFRRSFGRYDLPTSSGDMMYHSLNKLCTLPEDTKVYSGHSEPTTIGEEKAFLRMQGIVK; this is encoded by the coding sequence ATGAATATACAAACTTTTTATTTAGGGAGTCTTATGACTAATTCATATCTTGTATGGGATGAAAATAAGGAGGCATATCTTTTTGATTGTGGTGGAGATAGCCTTGAAAAAGTAGAAGATTTTATAAAAAACAAGGGACTTAATTTAAAATATATGATTTTAACTCATGGACATGGAGACCATATTGCAGGGCTTAACAAAATAAAAGAATTATTTCCAAATGTTGAAGTTTACATAGGAGAAGAAGATAAAGATTTTCTATTTAAAAGTGAATTAAATTTAATGCCTTATATAACAGGAGGGGATTTTTATTATTCTGGATCTTATAAAACTGTAAAAGAAGGAGATCATATTGGTAAGTTTATTGTACTAGATACACCAGGACATACTATTGGATCAAAATGTTTTTATGCACCAGAAGATAAAATTTTGATTTCAGGAGATACAATGTTTAGAAGAAGTTTTGGAAGATATGATTTGCCGACAAGTAGTGGGGATATGATGTATCATAGTTTAAATAAACTTTGTACTTTACCAGAAGATACAAAGGTATATAGTGGTCATAGTGAACCTACTACAATAGGTGAAGAAAAAGCATTTTTACGTATGCAAGGAATAGTAAAATAG
- a CDS encoding ABC transporter ATP-binding protein: MFKYFKPYLGKGFLAALFKMGEAFADLSLPLIMAKIIDTGVLNKDFDYILKMGSKMIGIAAIGYCCAILCNYFSCRASQEFGANLRDSIFTKIQHFSFNQLNKYSQASLITRITKDVDQITNMFLMCVRMVLRGLTTGIGAVIMAVIINPFLSIIFLVIAPLIIFLTTFYVKKSFKLYATVQKKIDGLTLILRENLSGLKVIKALSKEKVEEERFSEKSDDLQEKTIEADSLMLSKLPFITLIMNIGVVAVLWFGGLRVHYGKLQVGEVVAFINYLNMTLFSMNALSFLFTLYSRTSISYQRVKEIVDEKIEVVKECREIDENSKNIIEFDNVYFAYNGSDKYILENINLKIKRGEHIGIIGGIGSGKSTLVSLIPRFYDVSKGSIKVDGVDIRSYCGDQLRKKIGIVLQKTFLFSQSVKENIKWGDQKASEDEIKKVCEIAQGADFIDKLPQAYDTDVTKGGNNFSGGQKQRISIARTLLKKPEILIFDDSFSALDFITEYKLMKGLKDYMEKVTTITISPKISSLIRMDRIIVMDNGKIAGFDSHENLIKSCSVYKEICESQEICITGECYDEK; this comes from the coding sequence ATGTTTAAGTACTTTAAACCTTATTTAGGTAAAGGATTTTTAGCAGCACTTTTTAAGATGGGAGAAGCTTTTGCTGATTTGAGTTTGCCACTTATAATGGCAAAAATAATAGATACTGGAGTTTTAAATAAAGACTTTGATTATATATTGAAAATGGGTAGTAAAATGATTGGGATAGCGGCAATAGGTTATTGTTGTGCAATTTTATGTAACTATTTTTCATGTAGAGCATCTCAAGAATTTGGAGCTAATTTACGGGATAGTATATTTACTAAAATTCAACATTTTTCATTTAATCAATTAAATAAATATTCGCAAGCTTCATTAATTACTAGGATTACAAAAGATGTAGATCAAATAACTAATATGTTTTTAATGTGTGTAAGAATGGTTTTAAGAGGTCTTACTACAGGGATAGGTGCTGTTATTATGGCAGTTATCATAAATCCTTTTTTATCAATAATATTTTTAGTTATTGCACCTCTAATAATATTTTTAACAACATTTTATGTAAAAAAATCATTTAAACTATATGCAACAGTTCAAAAAAAAATAGATGGATTAACTTTAATTTTAAGAGAGAACTTAAGTGGTTTAAAGGTTATAAAAGCACTATCTAAAGAGAAGGTAGAAGAAGAAAGATTTAGTGAAAAAAGTGATGACCTTCAAGAAAAAACAATAGAAGCAGATAGTTTGATGTTGAGTAAATTGCCTTTTATAACACTTATTATGAATATTGGTGTTGTTGCAGTTTTATGGTTTGGTGGACTTAGAGTTCACTATGGAAAATTACAAGTAGGAGAGGTAGTAGCATTTATTAATTATTTGAATATGACACTTTTTTCAATGAACGCATTATCCTTTCTATTTACTCTTTATAGCAGAACAAGTATATCATATCAAAGGGTAAAAGAGATAGTAGATGAAAAAATAGAAGTTGTAAAAGAGTGTAGAGAAATAGATGAAAACAGTAAAAATATAATAGAGTTTGACAATGTATATTTTGCATATAATGGTAGTGATAAGTATATTCTTGAAAATATAAATTTAAAAATAAAACGTGGAGAACATATTGGAATTATTGGTGGAATAGGATCAGGGAAATCTACTTTAGTATCTTTAATACCTAGATTTTATGATGTTTCTAAAGGAAGTATAAAGGTTGATGGAGTAGATATAAGAAGTTATTGTGGAGATCAATTAAGAAAAAAAATTGGTATAGTACTTCAAAAGACTTTTTTATTTTCTCAAAGTGTTAAAGAAAATATAAAATGGGGAGATCAAAAAGCTAGTGAAGATGAAATAAAAAAAGTGTGTGAAATAGCTCAAGGAGCTGATTTTATAGATAAATTGCCACAGGCATACGACACCGATGTTACAAAAGGTGGAAATAATTTTTCAGGAGGTCAAAAACAACGTATTTCAATAGCTAGAACACTTTTAAAAAAGCCTGAAATTTTAATTTTTGATGATAGTTTCAGTGCCTTAGATTTTATAACAGAATATAAATTGATGAAGGGATTAAAAGATTATATGGAAAAAGTTACTACAATAACAATATCTCCTAAGATCTCATCTCTTATAAGAATGGATAGAATAATTGTTATGGATAATGGAAAAATAGCTGGGTTTGATAGTCATGAAAATCTGATAAAAAGTTGTTCTGTCTATAAAGAGATATGTGAGTCACAAGAAATTTGCATAACAGGAGAGTGTTATGATGAAAAATAA
- a CDS encoding ABC transporter ATP-binding protein: MMKNKDIIKKLTPYLKEYKYHFIFMIFLAIIGNILTLVGPYLVGKAINQIHKSMTRENFIFLGKISICLLFTYIGGAFLSLTQNIKMNRISQQIVNSMRKNAFEKIHKFPLMMFNKMSQGNIITILINDIDNISSSLSQIGTRIIVNILTISIALAIMIYISPSLTLIQMILVAITGFFLKNITKKSKEKRRVQQRYLGKLNSYVDEILTGQAEVKSFSYEQRAIENFRELNRAYKTNAIKAIFFSGFNFPTLNFINNIGYSLIIFVGALFMLKGKINLGELSSFIIYSKLFNRPIASISEAYNIIQTVFVSSERFFGFMDLQEDDKGGDKNIDLKKVEGNIQFQDVSFSYDGKTPVLKDLSFEAKRGQTVAIVGPTGGGKTTIVNLLMRFYDINSGKIFLDKKDIYEYGKADVRRLFGMVLQDSWLFTGTIRDNIKYGNENLSDEDIINSAKVACAHDFIKKLPLGYDTVVSEDNMVLSQGQKQLITIARIIASDPKFLILDEATSGVDTRTELRLQKAIANLIKDRTSFVIAHRLSTIKSANLILVLKDGRIIEQGTHKKLMELKGFYYTMYNTQYAI, translated from the coding sequence ATGATGAAAAATAAAGATATTATAAAAAAACTTACTCCATATTTAAAAGAATATAAGTATCATTTTATTTTTATGATTTTTTTAGCAATTATTGGAAATATACTAACACTTGTTGGTCCTTATTTAGTTGGGAAAGCTATAAATCAAATTCATAAAAGTATGACTAGAGAAAACTTTATATTCTTAGGAAAAATATCGATTTGTTTGCTGTTTACCTATATAGGAGGAGCATTTCTTTCTCTTACTCAAAATATAAAAATGAATAGGATTTCTCAACAAATAGTAAATTCTATGAGGAAAAATGCATTTGAAAAAATTCATAAGTTTCCTTTGATGATGTTTAATAAGATGTCACAAGGAAATATAATAACAATTCTTATAAATGATATTGATAATATAAGTAGTTCTTTGTCACAAATAGGAACTAGAATTATTGTAAATATACTAACAATATCAATTGCTCTTGCAATAATGATATATATTAGCCCTTCTCTTACTTTGATACAGATGATTCTTGTTGCAATAACTGGATTTTTCTTGAAAAATATTACTAAAAAAAGTAAGGAGAAGAGAAGAGTACAACAAAGGTATTTAGGAAAATTAAATAGTTATGTAGATGAAATTTTAACAGGACAGGCAGAAGTAAAATCTTTTTCCTATGAACAAAGAGCTATAGAAAATTTTAGAGAGCTTAATAGGGCATACAAAACTAATGCAATCAAAGCTATATTTTTTTCAGGCTTTAATTTTCCAACGTTAAATTTTATCAATAACATTGGTTATTCACTAATTATTTTTGTAGGTGCTTTATTTATGTTAAAAGGGAAAATAAATCTTGGAGAACTATCAAGCTTTATTATATATTCAAAGTTATTTAATAGGCCAATAGCTAGTATTTCAGAAGCTTATAATATAATACAAACAGTATTTGTAAGTTCAGAAAGATTCTTTGGATTTATGGATCTTCAAGAAGATGATAAAGGGGGAGATAAAAATATTGATTTAAAAAAAGTAGAGGGAAATATTCAATTTCAAGATGTAAGTTTTAGCTATGATGGCAAAACGCCTGTATTAAAAGATCTTTCTTTTGAAGCAAAGAGAGGACAAACTGTTGCAATTGTTGGACCTACTGGGGGTGGAAAGACTACAATAGTAAATCTTCTTATGAGATTTTATGATATTAATTCAGGAAAAATTTTTCTTGATAAAAAAGATATTTATGAATATGGTAAAGCAGATGTACGTAGATTATTTGGAATGGTTTTACAAGATAGCTGGTTATTTACAGGAACAATAAGAGATAATATTAAGTATGGAAATGAAAATTTAAGTGATGAAGATATAATAAATAGTGCTAAAGTTGCGTGTGCTCATGATTTTATAAAGAAACTTCCACTTGGGTATGACACAGTGGTAAGTGAAGATAACATGGTTTTATCTCAAGGACAAAAGCAGCTTATAACTATAGCAAGAATAATAGCATCGGATCCTAAATTTTTAATATTAGATGAAGCCACAAGTGGAGTTGATACACGTACTGAACTTAGATTGCAAAAAGCAATTGCCAATTTAATAAAAGATAGAACAAGTTTTGTTATAGCTCACAGACTTTCAACAATAAAGAGTGCAAATCTTATACTTGTTTTAAAAGATGGAAGGATTATAGAACAGGGAACACATAAAAAATTGATGGAATTAAAAGGGTTTTATTACACAATGTATAATACACAATATGCAATATAG
- a CDS encoding tRNA (cytidine(34)-2'-O)-methyltransferase has protein sequence MNIVLYNPEIPYNTGNIGRTCVLTNTTLHLIKPLGFSLDEKQIKKAGLDYWKLVDLKIWESFEEFLEANPNATIYYATTKTNQKYSDVKFKENDFIMFGPESRGIPEEILNKNPERCITIPMIPMGRSLNLSNSAAIILYEGLRQLDFPYTQAK, from the coding sequence TTGAATATTGTTTTATATAATCCTGAAATTCCATACAATACTGGAAATATAGGAAGAACATGTGTACTTACAAATACAACTCTTCATCTAATAAAACCATTAGGTTTTTCTCTTGATGAAAAACAAATTAAAAAAGCCGGATTAGACTATTGGAAATTAGTAGATTTAAAAATATGGGAATCATTTGAAGAATTTCTTGAGGCAAATCCAAATGCTACTATCTACTATGCTACTACAAAAACAAACCAAAAATACTCAGATGTTAAGTTTAAAGAAAATGATTTTATAATGTTTGGACCTGAGTCTAGAGGTATTCCAGAAGAAATTTTAAATAAAAATCCTGAAAGATGTATTACTATTCCTATGATCCCTATGGGAAGATCTTTAAATCTTTCAAATTCAGCTGCTATAATCTTATACGAAGGATTAAGACAACTAGATTTCCCATATACACAGGCTAAGTAA
- the ruvC gene encoding crossover junction endodeoxyribonuclease RuvC, whose protein sequence is MRVLGIDPGTAIVGFSIVDFEKNKINVIDYGCIFTDKDMAMEDRLCIIFTELDKLIKKYNPDEMAVEELFYFKNNKTVISVGQARGVIVLCGRLNKLNVYSYTPLQVKMGITGYGRAEKKQIQLMIQKILNLEEIPKPDDAADALAVAVTHINTARSGVFQRELAGTISKKSLKKTKLTAQEYRDLILNR, encoded by the coding sequence ATGAGAGTATTAGGTATAGATCCAGGAACAGCAATAGTTGGTTTTTCTATAGTTGATTTTGAAAAAAATAAGATAAATGTCATAGATTATGGTTGTATTTTTACTGATAAAGATATGGCTATGGAAGATAGATTATGCATTATTTTTACAGAATTAGACAAATTAATAAAAAAATATAATCCTGATGAAATGGCTGTAGAAGAGCTTTTCTATTTTAAAAATAATAAAACTGTAATCTCTGTTGGACAAGCACGTGGAGTGATCGTCCTTTGTGGAAGATTAAATAAATTAAATGTTTACAGCTATACTCCCCTACAAGTAAAAATGGGAATAACTGGGTATGGTAGAGCTGAAAAAAAACAGATTCAGTTAATGATTCAAAAAATCTTAAATCTTGAAGAAATTCCAAAACCAGATGATGCTGCTGATGCACTTGCTGTTGCAGTAACTCATATCAATACTGCTAGATCTGGTGTTTTTCAAAGAGAATTAGCTGGAACAATTAGTAAAAAATCTCTTAAAAAAACAAAACTAACTGCTCAAGAATATCGAGATCTAATCTTGAACAGATAG